In Methanosarcina siciliae T4/M, one genomic interval encodes:
- a CDS encoding Mrp/NBP35 family ATP-binding protein has protein sequence MTDKVQSLESLSKKPEEPKIVVNLRRIKRKIMVMSGKGGVGKSTVAANLAVGLALRGHRVGLLDCDIHGPTIPTIFGLESARPEVNEEGILPVQVLPNLSMMSIGFLLENKDSPIIWRGPAKMGAIKQFLEEVYWGALDFLIIDLPPGTGDEPLSVAQLIPNCDGSVLVTTPQDVALISVRKSITFSEKLDVPIIGLVDNMHGLICPHCDKPIDVFGSGGVEKAAEDFNIPILAKLPIEPKVAEMEDKGTIIQDQLKHGTEWQKNFEKIVDAVQETLKEE, from the coding sequence ATGACAGATAAGGTTCAATCACTGGAAAGCTTATCGAAAAAGCCCGAGGAACCAAAAATCGTAGTCAACCTCCGGCGCATCAAACGTAAGATTATGGTAATGAGCGGGAAAGGCGGAGTAGGGAAAAGTACAGTTGCCGCAAATCTCGCTGTCGGGCTTGCGCTCCGCGGGCACAGGGTAGGACTTCTGGACTGTGACATTCACGGTCCGACTATTCCCACCATCTTCGGGCTGGAGTCTGCAAGACCCGAAGTAAACGAAGAAGGAATTCTCCCGGTTCAGGTGCTTCCCAATCTCTCAATGATGTCGATTGGTTTTCTGCTTGAAAACAAAGATTCACCCATAATCTGGAGGGGACCTGCCAAAATGGGAGCAATCAAGCAGTTCCTGGAAGAAGTTTACTGGGGAGCACTTGACTTTCTGATTATTGACCTCCCCCCCGGAACCGGAGACGAACCCCTGAGTGTTGCCCAGCTTATCCCCAACTGTGACGGCTCCGTACTTGTTACAACCCCCCAGGACGTAGCCCTCATCAGTGTCCGGAAATCAATCACATTCTCGGAAAAACTGGATGTACCTATAATAGGACTTGTGGACAATATGCACGGGCTTATCTGCCCCCACTGTGATAAGCCAATAGACGTATTCGGAAGCGGAGGCGTTGAAAAAGCTGCAGAAGACTTCAATATCCCCATTCTTGCCAAACTACCCATAGAGCCCAAAGTCGCAGAAATGGAGGACAAGGGAACAATCATTCAGGACCAGCTTAAACACGGCACGGAGTGGCAGAAAAACTTCGAAAAAATTGTGGATGCGGTTCAGGAGACTTTGAAGGAAGAATAA
- a CDS encoding DUF134 domain-containing protein, protein MKKCRGRPKCPRRVEQTPDITYFKPRGVPLLDLEVVSLTVEELEALRLVDIEGLRQEDAASRVGISRRAFWEDLKSARMKVAIALSKGKAIEIKGGNYIRAEGADIDEDADA, encoded by the coding sequence ATGAAAAAGTGCAGAGGAAGACCAAAATGTCCCAGGCGCGTTGAGCAAACTCCTGATATCACATATTTCAAGCCCCGAGGAGTCCCGCTGTTGGACCTTGAAGTGGTGTCTCTCACAGTCGAAGAGCTTGAAGCCCTGAGACTTGTGGATATTGAGGGGTTACGGCAGGAAGACGCCGCCAGCAGGGTAGGAATATCAAGGAGAGCTTTCTGGGAGGATCTGAAATCCGCCAGAATGAAAGTAGCTATTGCCCTTAGCAAAGGAAAAGCCATAGAAATAAAAGGCGGTAACTATATCAGGGCTGAGGGTGCTGACATAGATGAAGATGCTGACGCTTGA
- a CDS encoding NifB/NifX family molybdenum-iron cluster-binding protein — MKICISAYGRDLDSEVDPQFGRCNYFVIIDPEIGSVESIKNPGSEAPSGAGIRAAEAVVGAGVDILLTGSMGPNSFSVLSEAGVETYYGVKGKVAFALSEYQSGKLAVLESPNASTHSGMKNS; from the coding sequence ATGAAAATCTGCATAAGTGCCTACGGAAGAGATCTTGATTCTGAAGTGGATCCTCAATTCGGAAGATGCAATTATTTCGTGATTATTGATCCGGAGATCGGATCAGTAGAATCAATCAAAAATCCCGGTTCGGAAGCCCCAAGCGGTGCAGGAATCCGGGCAGCAGAGGCAGTTGTGGGAGCAGGGGTAGATATCCTCTTAACGGGTAGCATGGGGCCGAATTCTTTCTCCGTACTCTCCGAAGCAGGCGTTGAAACATACTATGGGGTCAAAGGTAAGGTAGCCTTTGCTCTGAGTGAGTATCAATCCGGAAAGCTTGCCGTCCTTGAGAGCCCGAATGCTTCTACTCATAGTGGTATGAAGAATAGTTGA
- a CDS encoding NifB/NifX family molybdenum-iron cluster-binding protein: MKVCIPTRDNNGMEGTVEQHFGKAPSYTILDTDSGEVSVIPNTSEHMGGVKLPPELLSKYGVEIMLCAGLGYRAVKMFESYGIDVFVGAEGTVRDAVEAWKANKLRSASAENTCAEHDHHDHHH; this comes from the coding sequence ATGAAAGTATGTATACCCACAAGAGACAATAACGGCATGGAAGGGACTGTAGAGCAGCATTTTGGGAAAGCTCCCTCCTATACCATCCTGGATACCGACAGCGGCGAAGTCTCAGTGATCCCCAATACCAGTGAACACATGGGAGGGGTGAAACTGCCTCCCGAGTTACTCAGTAAATATGGGGTGGAAATCATGCTCTGTGCGGGGCTTGGGTACAGAGCTGTCAAGATGTTTGAATCTTATGGAATCGATGTCTTTGTAGGAGCCGAAGGAACTGTTAGGGATGCGGTAGAGGCCTGGAAAGCAAATAAACTCCGCAGTGCCAGTGCTGAAAACACATGTGCAGAACATGACCACCACGACCACCATCACTGA
- a CDS encoding ATP-binding protein, producing the protein MKIAIASGKGGTGKTTVSVNLALALEEVQLFDCDVEEPNCNLFLGFELEPVEAVTCLVPEIDPERCTLCGNCASFCKFNALAALPQKILSFPSLCHGCGGCSFVCPEGAIDENPRSIGLIEKNSSETPLTFFRGVLNVGEAMATPVIRALQQHIDENRHAIIDSPPGTACPVLAVLGCADYCVLVTESTPFGFHDFLLALEAARTVKVPVGVVLNRDGLGDTRVEEFCRAEGIPILLRIPNDRMIAKLYSEGIPFVKKMPGWKEKFKSMFEMIRAQTCKNMGVS; encoded by the coding sequence ATGAAAATTGCAATTGCAAGCGGCAAAGGGGGTACCGGGAAAACTACAGTTTCAGTAAACCTTGCCCTTGCTCTTGAAGAGGTACAGCTTTTTGACTGTGATGTGGAAGAACCTAATTGCAACCTGTTTCTGGGTTTCGAACTGGAGCCTGTAGAAGCAGTAACCTGCCTGGTTCCGGAGATCGATCCTGAGAGGTGCACTCTTTGCGGAAACTGTGCCAGCTTCTGTAAATTCAACGCCCTGGCTGCTCTTCCCCAAAAAATCCTGTCATTTCCATCCCTCTGTCACGGCTGCGGAGGCTGCAGCTTTGTTTGCCCTGAAGGGGCTATAGACGAAAACCCCCGGTCTATCGGACTTATCGAGAAAAATTCCTCTGAAACTCCTCTCACGTTTTTCCGTGGTGTCCTGAACGTGGGGGAAGCTATGGCAACGCCTGTCATCAGGGCGCTCCAGCAGCATATCGATGAAAACAGACATGCAATCATCGACTCCCCTCCGGGAACGGCATGTCCCGTTCTTGCAGTTCTGGGGTGTGCTGACTACTGCGTACTTGTGACCGAGTCCACTCCTTTCGGTTTCCATGATTTCCTTCTTGCACTCGAAGCTGCAAGGACAGTTAAGGTTCCTGTAGGAGTTGTTCTCAACCGGGATGGGCTTGGGGACACAAGGGTGGAAGAGTTTTGCAGGGCTGAAGGAATTCCAATCCTGCTCCGCATCCCTAATGATAGAATGATTGCCAAGCTCTATTCAGAGGGCATCCCCTTTGTTAAGAAAATGCCCGGATGGAAAGAAAAGTTCAAGTCCATGTTCGAAATGATAAGAGCCCAGACTTGCAAAAATATGGGGGTATCATGA
- a CDS encoding nucleotide-binding protein — MRQLAIISGKGGCGKTTLTAAFSSLSENAVLADCDVDASDLPLILKPRILNTEDCLGMELAYIDPECCTGCGTCREICRFGAVLENFTINPYGCEGCAVCTVACPEKAVYLMPRVSGQAVSSITRFGPMAHAKLGTGEEASGKLVTLVRKKAVELADQYSSKLILIDGPPGTGCPVMAAITGTDLILVLSEPTVSGLHDLKRAIELTAHFRIPAVACINRYDINEKKSLEIEAFCREAGIPLLARLPYTDITTEAMMNEETVIEYAAHSREAEAVEFANIIRKLWADLKMRLSGLCDKEICSKTLPMRES, encoded by the coding sequence ATGAGGCAACTGGCTATAATTAGCGGAAAAGGCGGATGTGGAAAAACCACTCTTACGGCTGCCTTTTCTTCTCTTTCGGAAAATGCCGTGCTTGCGGACTGTGATGTCGACGCATCCGATCTGCCTCTGATCCTTAAGCCCCGGATACTTAATACCGAGGATTGTCTGGGAATGGAACTAGCTTACATTGACCCTGAATGCTGTACAGGTTGCGGCACCTGCCGGGAAATATGCAGGTTCGGGGCAGTCCTTGAAAACTTCACGATAAATCCGTATGGCTGCGAAGGATGTGCAGTTTGTACTGTCGCCTGCCCTGAAAAAGCGGTGTACCTGATGCCGAGAGTTTCAGGACAGGCAGTTTCCTCCATAACCCGTTTCGGGCCCATGGCTCATGCAAAGCTGGGCACTGGAGAAGAAGCCAGTGGAAAGCTTGTAACCCTGGTCCGAAAAAAGGCCGTGGAACTTGCAGATCAATATTCCAGCAAACTCATTCTTATTGATGGTCCTCCCGGTACTGGATGTCCGGTTATGGCAGCAATTACCGGTACAGACCTTATCCTTGTGCTTAGCGAACCCACTGTTTCCGGGCTCCACGACCTGAAACGAGCAATCGAACTGACCGCACATTTCAGAATTCCGGCTGTTGCCTGCATTAACAGGTATGATATCAACGAAAAAAAGAGCCTCGAAATTGAGGCTTTTTGCAGGGAAGCCGGAATTCCTCTTCTTGCTCGTTTGCCTTATACGGATATAACTACAGAGGCAATGATGAATGAAGAAACAGTGATCGAATATGCCGCTCATTCCCGGGAGGCTGAAGCTGTAGAATTTGCAAATATTATTCGAAAGCTCTGGGCAGATCTCAAAATGAGGCTTTCAGGGCTTTGTGATAAAGAAATATG